GAGGTAGAGTATGAAGGTTAGGTTCGTAATGTTACTTTTTTTAGTACTCCTAACATCCTGTGCTACAGTCATAAACAGAGAAGCTAGTATAAGTTTACCAAAGGATAAAACTTATTACCTTCTTCCTTTTGTTAACTATACAGAAAGTCCAAAGGCTGGGATGAAGGTTCAAAGTATAGTAGCAGGAGTTCTTCAGAGTAAGGGTTATAAGGTAGTCCTCGTACCTACGGAAGAAGAACTAACGGATGAAAAAAAACTGGAAGAGCTTTATACCAAGACAAAAGGCAAAAAGGGCATAGCGGTACTGGGTACTGTTAACGAATGGAGGTACAAAACAGGAATAGACGGCGAGCCAGCCGTTAGCATAACCCTGAGGTTCGTAGACATGGAAACCGACAAACCCATTAACTCTATGGTACTTTCCAGGTCAGGCTGGTCCTATGAATCTTTAGGCGTAGTAACGCAGAGGATCTTAAACAAAGCCATAGAATGATAAAACATATTCTGAACTTTATAGATTCTGCCGTTTTCTACTCCGCTGTCCTTTTCTTACTTTACACTACCTTTAAACAGGATTTTGTTAACATAAAACCAAACCTCTATCTCCTTTTTTATACTTTTCTGATCCTTTATAAGGGTTTACCTTCAGCAGTATCTGGAGTTGTGGTATACAGTTTTTTCTACTATTACATTTTTGGTAATCTACCTTTAACATCTTTGCTATACGAATACCTTACCTTTGGCTTAGTCTCCGTGTTCTTTCACTTTCTTTTTTCAAACAGACTAAATTACCAAAAAGAAAGGGCAGACTTACTGGCGGATAAACTCAACGAAGTACTCAGAGAGTTTTACATATTAAAAGTATCTTACGAACAGGTAGCTAAAAAGTACGTTCTTCATATGCCTCTTAGGGATATCTTGCAGAGTATAAGCAAGGATATTTTGAACAGTAGTACTGTAAATAGGAGAGATTACCTGTTTGACAGGTTAAGGGATATACTTTTTGATGAATTTTCTGTCAAATCCTTTGCCATATATGATGCAGAACAGAATTTGCTTTTTAAGACAGAAAAGTATGAAGAAATAGACGATGTACTGCTTAACGAAGTCTTCAATAGACTAAAAACCGTCCCGAGTATAGTAAAAGCCGCGGATGTTAAAGTGGAAAAGGAGGGTTTTTTGGCTGCTATTCCAGTAATAAGAGATAAGGATTTAGAGATGGTGCTTGTAATACAAAGGATGGATTTTAAGGCTTATAATCTGGAAAACTTACAGCTGATAGCCATTGTTCTTTCATACATATACCATATGTTCATAGAGGATAAATATGTTTACTTTACGGAGTGTACTCCGGACTTCAACGGAAGTATAAAGGCTGCTATGGAACTCATGAAAAGTTTAGGCATTAAAAGCTATCTCGTGTACATAGAAAACAAGGGTTTAACCAAGGAAGTTTTTGAGGATATCTACGAGTACATATCAAGAAGAACCAGAACATTAGACAAAATCTGTATAGACAAAGATAAAATCATGGTGCTACTCTTCTTAACTGAGCTTGCTGGTACTGAAAGATACATCGAGAAGATACGGTCGGACATAGAAAAAAACTTTGTTCCTCAAGTCTTGGAACACCTGTCTTTTAAGATTGTACCTTTGACGTTTGTTGAAGAAAAAAGCTATGCAGTATCAGGATAAGCTCCTACACTATTCGCTGTTTACAGAAAGTGGTGCGGTAACTATGCTTCTTTACGGCACTCATAACATTATGTTATACTATCTAATACACACGATTCCATCAATATTAATATCCCTGTTCTCATACAGTCTGCTACCCAAGAGGTACAGAAAAAGAAAGTTTGCAGTACTAACCGCTTTTTTCCTAGTATCCTGGGCTTTGGGAACTTTTGGCCTTATCATAATACTAGTTATCTCCCTACTCATAAGTAAGCTTTACTTTATCAGCAGAGGTTTTTACAGACTTGACGTAGTACCCTTTGATTACGAATGGTTTGCTGGAGAACTTGTCATAAAACCCCTTGGAGAAGGAAGCTTAAGGCGCGTCATCTCAAACGGAGAGGGTAGTTTAGAAGATAAACTTTTGGCGTTGAGGATAATCTCCAAAACAACACAGGAGTATGACGTGCTCTACAAACTCCTAAAGGATAGCAGCGATGTTAAACTTTATGCGTTTCAAATCCTTTCATCCAAAGAGAAAGTATTCCACGAAAGGATAAAAGCTCTACAAGAAGATATTAAATTTAACGATTCTCCAGAAAAAAGGATTGAACTGGCAGAACTTATAGTGGACATGTGTAAATCTGGTATTGTTTCCACCGAGATAAGACCTGTATACTATAAGAAAGCCCTTGATGTATTGGAACCCATAAAGGATAATACTACAGACATAAGACTTTACAGAGTGCTGGGAGAAGTATTAAAAGGTTTAGGGGATTACTCAAAAGCAGTCTATTGGTTAGAAAAAGCATATGTACTAGAACCTAGTGTTAAGCTTGCTTTTGAAATAGCAGAGCTATATTACGACATGAACGACTACAGAAAGGTTAAAGAAACCTTCCAGCATCTAGTGCAGGCTATACCATACTACCGAAATCATCCTATGGTTAGGGTCTGGGTGGATGAGTAAGGTTGATGTTCTTATGCTGTGCGAAGGTACCTATCCTTACATAGGCGGTGGTGTATCTTCTTGGATACATAGTCTGGTAAGCGGTCTACAGGATTTTACCTTCGGAATAATCTTCCTAGGTGCCCTAAGAGAGATGTACGGTGAAGCCAAGTACAAGATCCCCCAAAACGTCAAGTTTGTAAAAGCTTACTACATGTTTGAAAAGAGTGAGCTTCCACCACCTAAGGAAGTAAAAATGCCCAAAGTATACATGCAGAAGATTAGAGAGTTGGTCTACTGGTTTAAAGGGGAGGGTGGCAAATGGTCCTTAGAAGAGATATACAAGCTTTTGGAGAATGTCCGTTTGGAACACTTCCTGTACTCCCCGCAAGCATGGGAGTTTATTGTGGATGAAGCGGTAAAGTACCCCATACCCTTTGTAGATTACTTTTGGACTTTAAGGAACATGCATATACCTATATGGATAGTACACGACATAGCAAGAAACATAGACGTGGATTTTGGCCTTCTGCATAGTCCATCTACAGGTTATGCTGGCCTTCTTGGAACTTTCCTAAAGTCAAAAACAGGGAAGCCTCTTATAATACACGAACACGGCATATACGTAAGGGAAAGAAAGCTGGACATATACATGGCCGAATGGATAAGAGACTTTGAAGGCATAGGCACCACCATGTTTGAAGAAAGCTACCTGAGGAAGATGTGGGTAAACTTCTTCCTTGGTATAAACAGACTCATATACCATACAGCGGATATTATTCTGTCTCTTTTTGAGGATGCAAGGAGGATACAGATAGAATTTGGAGCACCACCAGAAAAGACTATGGTACTTCCCAACGGAGTTGATTTAAGAACTTACCAGAAAGCTTACGAGAGTAGGCCGAAAGATCCACCACCCATAGTAGCTTTGATTGGCCGCGTAGTACCCATAAAGGATGTGAGAACCTTTATAAGGGCCTGTAAGGTCTTTACTGATAAGATGCCGCAGGGAGAGTGTTGGGTGGTTGGACCAGAGGACGAAGATCCAGACTACGCTCTATCCTGCAAAGAGCTTGTAAGCTCGCTCGGACTTGAGAATAAGGTGAAGTTCCTGGGATTTCAAAAGACGGTAGAGATTCTCGCTAAAGTAGGTCTAGTGGCCTTAACATCGGTGAGCGAAGGCATGCCCTTAAGCATACTGGAAGCCTACGCTGCAGGACTGCCTGTAGTAACCACAGATGTGGGGTCATGTAGGCAGTTGGTAGAAGGTGGCCTCGACGAAGAGGATATAAAGCTCGGAAAAGCTGGAGTAGTTTGTCCTGTAGCTGATCCTTATTGCATAGGTATGGCATTTTACGAGCTTCTCTCAAACAAAGATCTTTGGTCAAAGTGTCAGGAGGTAGCACTAAAAAGGGTACAAAGGTACTACACGATAGAGAGATTTTTAGAAAATTACCGAAAGCTCTACAGGAGCTTCTTGGATGGCCGGGATAGGGTTTGAGCTAAGAAAGCTCGTAGAAAAGGGGAGATTGTCAACACTTGGCTATGCCCTTGGCTATTCTTTTATGCTCGCGTCTGGACCTACGCTCATATCCATATCATCCATAGTCGGTGCCGGTTTCGTTTACTCAGATATGTTTGGGAGTGTTGTTAGAGTGTTCCAAGTGGTGGTCACCCACGTGGTGGCTTACAGTCTTATAATATCCGGCTGTTTCCAATTCTTCTTCACACGTTACGTGGCCGATAGACTCTTTGAAGAAAAGCCTGATAAGGTATTTCCAAATCTAAACGGTGCCTTATCTGTGGCAGCTTTGCTATCCCTTCTGTTTGGACTAGTCTACTATGCACTTTTTTTAAGAGATCTTCCTCCTATGTTCTGTCTTGAGTTTGTCGTGCTGCTTGTGCTCATGTCCATGAACTGGGTGTTGAACTCCCTGCTTACAGGTTTAAAAGGCTACAGGTATATATTCCTTTCCTATCTATCCTCCTATGGGGCTTTCCTCTTGGCTGCTTACCCGCTGGGTA
The DNA window shown above is from Thermocrinis minervae and carries:
- a CDS encoding tetratricopeptide repeat protein, translated to MLYYLIHTIPSILISLFSYSLLPKRYRKRKFAVLTAFFLVSWALGTFGLIIILVISLLISKLYFISRGFYRLDVVPFDYEWFAGELVIKPLGEGSLRRVISNGEGSLEDKLLALRIISKTTQEYDVLYKLLKDSSDVKLYAFQILSSKEKVFHERIKALQEDIKFNDSPEKRIELAELIVDMCKSGIVSTEIRPVYYKKALDVLEPIKDNTTDIRLYRVLGEVLKGLGDYSKAVYWLEKAYVLEPSVKLAFEIAELYYDMNDYRKVKETFQHLVQAIPYYRNHPMVRVWVDE
- the pelF gene encoding GT4 family glycosyltransferase PelF; translation: MSKVDVLMLCEGTYPYIGGGVSSWIHSLVSGLQDFTFGIIFLGALREMYGEAKYKIPQNVKFVKAYYMFEKSELPPPKEVKMPKVYMQKIRELVYWFKGEGGKWSLEEIYKLLENVRLEHFLYSPQAWEFIVDEAVKYPIPFVDYFWTLRNMHIPIWIVHDIARNIDVDFGLLHSPSTGYAGLLGTFLKSKTGKPLIIHEHGIYVRERKLDIYMAEWIRDFEGIGTTMFEESYLRKMWVNFFLGINRLIYHTADIILSLFEDARRIQIEFGAPPEKTMVLPNGVDLRTYQKAYESRPKDPPPIVALIGRVVPIKDVRTFIRACKVFTDKMPQGECWVVGPEDEDPDYALSCKELVSSLGLENKVKFLGFQKTVEILAKVGLVALTSVSEGMPLSILEAYAAGLPVVTTDVGSCRQLVEGGLDEEDIKLGKAGVVCPVADPYCIGMAFYELLSNKDLWSKCQEVALKRVQRYYTIERFLENYRKLYRSFLDGRDRV